One region of Fragaria vesca subsp. vesca linkage group LG4, FraVesHawaii_1.0, whole genome shotgun sequence genomic DNA includes:
- the LOC101300438 gene encoding mitochondrial uncoupling protein 3-like, with amino-acid sequence MKPTQEHWREWRLHAPTKILVTSITAMAAETTTFPIDLTKTRLQLHGESRSHGSSQPTNAFRVASEIVRRQGPLGLYKGLSPAILRHMFYTPIRIVGYEHLRNSLKTDGGSLSLQARAISGGLSGVIAQLVASPADLVKVRMQADGRFVSQGFQPRYSGCFDALSKIAREEGVGGLWKGVFPSVQRAFLVNMGELACYDQAKRFVISNQISEDNIYAHTLASIMSGLSATALSCPADVVKTRMMNQSEIKEGKIMYNSSYDCLVKTVKVEGLRALWKGFFPTWARLGPWQFVFWVSYEKFRKIAGFPSF; translated from the exons ATGAAACCAACCCAAGAACACTGGCGTGAGTGGCGTCTTCACGCTCCCACAAAGATCCTAGTCACCTCGATCACAGCAATGGCGGCGGAAACGACTACGTTTCCGATCGACCTAACGAAAACGAGGCTCCAGCTCCACGGCGAGTCTCGGTCTCATGGCTCGAGTCAACCCACCAACGCGTTCCGAGTGGCCTCGGAGATCGTGCGCCGGCAAGGCCCTTTGGGACTGTACAAGGGTCTGTCTCCGGCGATACTCAGGCACATGTTTTACACGCCCATTCGCATCGTCGGCTACGAGCACCTCAGAAACTCTTTGAAGACCGATGGTGGGTCCCTCTCTCTCCAGGCCAGAGCCATTTCCGGCGGACTCTCCGGCGTCATTGCTCAG TTGGTGGCAAGCCCTGCAGATCTTGTAAAGGTGAGGATGCAAGCAGATGGTCGTTTTGTCAGCCAAGGCTTTCAACCTAGGTACTCCGGGTGTTTTGATGCTTTAAGCAAGATCGCCCGAGAAGAAGGTGTTGGAGGACTTTGGAAAGGGGTTTTCCCTAGTGTTCAAAGAGCTTTCTTAGTGAACATGGGAGAATTAGCTTGCTATGATCAAGCAAAACGTTTTGTAATCAGTAATCAGATTTCTGAGGATAATATATATGCCCACACATTAGCATCAATCATGTCGGGCCTTTCGGCAACTGCTTTGAGCTGTCCAGCAGACGTTGTAAAGACGAGAATGATGAATCAGTCGGAAATCAAGGAAGGGAAGATTATGTACAACAGTTCTTATGACTGTCTTGTGAAGACTGTCAAAGTTGAAGGTCTGAGAGCATTATGGAAAGGGTTCTTTCCTACATGGGCACGGCTTGGACCTTGGCAATTTGTGTTCTGGGTCTCGTATGAGAAGTTTCGAAAAATTGCAGGGTTTCCTTCCTTCTGA
- the LOC101300529 gene encoding mitochondrial uncoupling protein 3-like — protein MKPSEEHGRQHAPTKILLTSISAMVAETTTFPIDLAKTRLQLHGESRALGSTRPTNAFRVASEIVRREGPLGLYKGLSPAILRHMFYTPIRIVGYEHLRNSLTTDGGSLSLPAKAISGGLSGVVAQLVASPADLVKVRMQADGRSVSQGFQPRYSGCFDALSKITRAEGVGGLWKGVFPNVQRAFLVNMGELACYDHAKRFVISNQISEDNIYAHTLASILSGLSATALSCPADVVKTRMMNQSEIKVGKIMYSSSYDCLVKTVKVEGLRALWKGFFPTWARLGPWQFVFWVSYEKFRQIAGFSSF, from the exons ATGAAACCGAGCGAAGAACACGGGCGTCAACACGCCCCCACAAAGATCCTGCTGACATCGATCTCAGCAATGGTCGCCGAAACGACGACGTTTCCGATCGACCTAGCAAAGACGAGGCTCCAGCTCCACGGCGAGTCGCGGGCTCTGGGCTCGACCCGGCCCACCAACGCGTTCCGGGTGGCCTCGGAAATCGTGCGCCGGGAAGGCCCTCTGGGACTGTACAAGGGTCTGTCTCCGGCGATCCTCAGGCACATGTTCTACACGCCCATTCGCATCGTCGGCTACGAGCACCTCAGAAACTCTTTGACAACCGATGGTGGGTCCCTCTCTCTCCCCGCTAAAGCCATCTCCGGCGGACTCTCCGGCGTCGTTGCTCAG TTGGTGGCAAGCCCTGCAGATCTTGTAAAGGTGAGGATGCAAGCAGATGGTCGTTCTGTGAGCCAAGGCTTTCAACCTAGGTACTCAGGGTGTTTTGATGCTTTAAGCAAGATCACCCGAGCAGAAGGTGTTGGAGGACTTTGGAAAGGGGTTTTCCCTAATGTTCAAAGAGCTTTCTTAGTGAACATGGGAGAATTAGCTTGCTATGATCATGCAAAGCGTTTTGTTATCAGTAATCAGATTTCTGAGGATAATATATATGCCCACACATTAGCATCAATTTTGTCAGGGCTTTCAGCGACTGCTTTGAGCTGTCCGGCAGACGTGGTGAAGACGAGAATGATGAATCAGTCGGAAATCAAGGTAGGGAAGATTATGTACAGCAGTTCTTATGACTGTCTTGTGAAGACTGTCAAAGTTGAAGGTCTGAGAGCACTATGGAAAGGATTCTTTCCTACATGGGCACGACTTGGACCTTGGCAATTTGTGTTCTGGGTCTCGTATGAGAAGTTTCGACAAATTGCAGGGTTTTCTTCATTCTGA